The Candidatus Dormiibacterota bacterium DNA segment TTGTCGAGCAGCCCCGCGACCGCTTCGTAGGTCGAGTCCCGGCGGCCGATGCCGGTGCCGCCGGTCAGAAGGGCCACGCGCACGTCCGGCCTCCGGGACAGGGTCTTCAGATGCGACACGATGCGGCGGGGATCGTCCTTGAGGATCCGGTAATCGGCCACGCTATGCCCGGCCCGCCGCAGAGCCCGCAGGATCAGGGCGCCGCTGCGATCGGTCGATGCATCCCGCGTGTCGCTGATGGTGAGAACGGCGCAGGACACGGACGGCGGACCCTT contains these protein-coding regions:
- a CDS encoding MogA/MoaB family molybdenum cofactor biosynthesis protein yields the protein MGHREHRLKGPPSVSCAVLTISDTRDASTDRSGALILRALRRAGHSVADYRILKDDPRRIVSHLKTLSRRPDVRVALLTGGTGIGRRDSTYEAVAGLLDKRLDGFGEIFRALSYRGIGSAAMLSRALAGTYRRLAVFSMPGSSSAVRLAMTRLILPEIRHVAGLLAPGPPKGRHARAH